The Hypanus sabinus isolate sHypSab1 chromosome 3, sHypSab1.hap1, whole genome shotgun sequence genome contains a region encoding:
- the ap5s1 gene encoding AP-5 complex subunit sigma-1, with product MVRGFVLLTLGRGRTRLLYSRLFGPEGPPAELPVPASDWDAELGAPVSDQASLGLQRDRLRAKEQLMAVARQVSSSCILARQAADKPLPDSGAALSEESIGSQEPDLGVFRLPAGDIFTEETIVVWIGVHFLGFALICDTYENLMLAENTLRLLVRYFKEHLKLFNHSNDIVLKTDRIEAILNTFLPHGQLMFLNCCFIQSLEKELNASMLK from the exons ATGGTACGGGGCTTCGTGCTGCTAACGCTCGGCCGCGGACGGACCCGGCTCCTCTACTCGCGGCTGTTCGGGCCCGAGGGACCGCCTGCCGAGCTCCCGGTTCCAGCCTCCGATTGGGACGCCGAGCTCGGGGCTCCAGTTTCCGACCAGGCCAGCCTCGGCCTGCAGCGTGATAGGCTACGGGCGAAGGAACAGCTGATGGCCGTCGCCAG GCAAGTGTCTTCTTCCTGTATTTTGGCCCGGCAGGCAGCAGATAAACCCCTCCCTGACTCAGGGGCTGCACTGAGTGAGGAATCCATTGGGTCCCAGGAGCCGGACTTGGGTGTGTTCCGACTCCCTGCTGGCGATATCTTCACCGAAGAAACAATAGTTGTGTGGATAGGAGTTCACTTCTTGGGCTTTGCCCTAATCTGTGATACTTACGAGAACCTTATGTTGGCGGAGAATACCCTGCGCCTGTTGGTCAGGTACTTTAAAGAGCATCTGAAACTGTTCAACCACAGTAATGATATTGTACTGAAGACAGATCGAATTGAGGCAATCCTCAACACATTTCTACCTCATGGTCAACTGATGTTTCTTAACTGTTGCTTTATTCAGAGTTTGGAGAAGGAACTCAATGCTTCCATGTTGAAGTAA